The Pongo abelii isolate AG06213 chromosome 20, NHGRI_mPonAbe1-v2.0_pri, whole genome shotgun sequence genome window below encodes:
- the RPL18A gene encoding large ribosomal subunit protein eL20, with amino-acid sequence MKASGTLREYKVVGRCLPTPKCHTPPLYRMRIFAPNHVVAKSRFWYFVSQLKKMKKSSGEIVYCGQVFEKSPLRVKNFGIWLRYDSRSGTHNMYREYRDLTTAGAVTQCYRDMGARHRARAHSIQIMKVEEIAASKCRRPAVKQFHDSKIKFPLPHRVLRRQHKPRFTTKRPNTFF; translated from the exons ATGAAGGCCTCCGGCACA CTACGAGAGTACAAGGTAGTGGGTCGCTGCCTGCCCACCCCCAAATGCCACACACCGCCCCTCTACCGCATGCGAATCTTTGCACCTAATCATGTCGTCGCCAAGTCCCGCTTCTGGTACTTCGTATCTCagttaaagaaaatgaagaagtctTCAGGGGAGATTGTCTACTGTGGTCAG GTGTTTGAGAAGTCCCCCCTGCGGGTGAAGAATTTCGGGATCTGGCTGCGCTATGACTCCCGGAGTGGCACCCACAACATGTACCGGGAATACCGGGACCTGACCACCGCAGGCGCTGTCACCCAGTGCT ACCGAGACATGGGTGCCCGGCACCGCGCCCGGGCCCACTCCATTCAGATCATGAAGGTGGAGGAGATCGCGGCCAGCAAGTGCCGCCGGCCGGCTGTCAAGCAGTTCCAC GACTCCAAGATCAAGTTCCCGCTGCCCCACCGGGTCCTGCGCCGTCAGCACAAGCCACGCTTCACCACCAAGAGGCCCAACACCTTCTTCTAG